One genomic window of Anaplasma centrale str. Israel includes the following:
- a CDS encoding proton-conducting transporter membrane subunit — protein MYGVLSAAGVYGFFAGGANAALPVLWRDGLELSRVLHSAMPLFLSFSLALLAILLQSCGNMRAREVLCCLLYYASSTFVLSLSDPTFIAVGFEFMALFALLLIAYGCPAGNIGAFLHYASVHFISGVLLLVGACKFAQVGQFTGLSKTLYMAGLLINAASFPASSWVSHTYPMSSRFGIMVLSAFTTKVAACILLRMFSGDPILLYAGMMTAIYGAIFAWLERNIRKAMSYNVVGQVGLMLIAIGFSGVSYGVLIAYMALSVLYQTLLFMVADVVTVGSAEHRRGGLYAVYLSMFACIVAVLNMGAFPGSAGFVVKSLVLHSTGTAGLIDVISKQVFLICSLLLFAGVGLRLVWLSSVQLRASHNESSSVGRYLLEAPMAFLVLLLVVLGMFHKQVLSFTGERFVYTPKDVAVQIAAISVTALCFVISLRNKLLGRCEFSIDIDWIYRRFLPKVISGFWNFVLYLCNVLSEKVCIPEYDDEDHAWVSALRQRMEAADVALLLCMLVIGVVLVLTYV, from the coding sequence ATGTACGGAGTTCTATCGGCTGCCGGGGTGTACGGATTTTTTGCAGGCGGAGCCAATGCTGCGTTGCCGGTTTTGTGGCGAGATGGGCTCGAGCTGTCACGCGTTTTGCACTCTGCAATGCCCCTTTTTCTGTCGTTTTCCCTGGCTTTGCTGGCTATATTGCTGCAGTCATGTGGAAATATGCGTGCGCGGGAGGTGTTATGCTGCCTACTGTATTACGCAAGTAGCACATTTGTACTTTCGCTGTCTGACCCCACCTTCATTGCCGTTGGGTTTGAGTTTATGGCGCTTTTTGCGCTTCTCCTCATTGCGTACGGGTGCCCTGCCGGCAATATTGGAGCATTTCTTCATTACGCGTCTGTGCACTTTATTTCAGGAGTGCTCCTCCTCGTAGGTGCATGCAAATTTGCTCAGGTAGGCCAATTCACTGGGCTGTCTAAGACATTGTATATGGCCGGTCTTCTGATAAACGCTGCATCATTTCCCGCGTCATCCTGGGTTTCACATACGTATCCTATGTCCTCCAGGTTTGGGATTATGGTGTTATCTGCATTTACGACTAAAGTTGCCGCCTGCATTCTGCTGAGAATGTTTTCTGGTGATCCAATACTGCTATATGCGGGTATGATGACCGCTATATACGGTGCAATTTTTGCCTGGCTGGAACGAAATATAAGGAAGGCCATGTCCTATAACGTTGTCGGGCAGGTGGGGCTGATGCTGATTGCTATAGGGTTTAGCGGCGTTTCCTATGGGGTGTTGATTGCGTATATGGCGCTTTCCGTGCTTTACCAGACACTGTTGTTTATGGTAGCGGATGTGGTTACAGTAGGCAGTGCGGAGCACAGAAGGGGCGGCCTGTATGCCGTTTATTTGTCGATGTTTGCCTGTATAGTTGCTGTATTGAACATGGGAGCCTTTCCTGGGAGTGCCGGGTTTGTAGTGAAATCATTAGTGCTGCATAGCACGGGAACCGCTGGGCTTATTGACGTGATATCAAAACAGGTCTTTCTGATTTGCAGTCTCCTATTATTTGCTGGCGTAGGGTTAAGGTTGGTGTGGCTTTCAAGTGTGCAGCTGCGCGCTAGCCATAATGAATCCTCATCGGTTGGCAGGTATCTTCTTGAGGCCCCCATGGCTTTCTTGGTGCTGTTGTTGGTAGTTTTGGGCATGTTTCACAAACAAGTTCTCTCCTTTACGGGGGAGCGGTTTGTATACACGCCGAAAGACGTGGCCGTTCAGATTGCGGCCATTTCTGTTACGGCGTTATGTTTTGTTATATCGTTGCGCAACAAACTGCTAGGCAGATGCGAGTTCAGCATAGATATTGACTGGATTTATAGGCGCTTTCTTCCCAAGGTGATTTCTGGGTTTTGGAATTTTGTGTTATACCTATGCAACGTACTTTCCGAAAAAGTGTGTATCCCCGAATACGATGATGAGGATCATGCTTGGGTGTCGGCGTTGCGCCAAAGGATGGAGGCGGCCGACGTTGCTTTGCTTTTGTGTATGCTGGTTATCGGAGTTGTGTTGGTGTTAACTTATGTTTGA
- a CDS encoding 3'-5' exonuclease, which produces MLSSLLVFDIETIPDTDSCDSLVGRAVGGDVAAKREAMADYHLEVTNGQNPFLRQPFHKIVTISFLRADIRRDLGCEHFTLREIRSGGTVASTERELVRGFLGYLSAIKPRIVTFNGRTFDLPVIKYRAMVHGVQAGYLYNSGDKWNNYFQRYSTDWHCDLLDYLSDFGTSARVKMHEVCSVLNFPGKIGIDGSEVARMYDCGQLSEIRDYCESDVINTYLVYLRLMHHQGRVTSDSYNECIKDLLEYLQTSGNKHMLEFVAEWEKVCDGQFFMLGEEVS; this is translated from the coding sequence ATGCTGAGCTCGTTATTGGTTTTTGACATTGAAACTATACCAGATACTGACAGCTGCGACAGTCTTGTGGGAAGAGCTGTTGGTGGTGATGTTGCGGCCAAGCGCGAGGCTATGGCTGACTACCATCTTGAAGTGACTAATGGGCAAAATCCATTCCTGCGCCAGCCGTTTCACAAGATAGTGACAATAAGCTTTCTCAGAGCGGATATACGGCGCGATCTGGGGTGTGAGCACTTTACACTGCGCGAAATACGTTCTGGGGGAACTGTGGCCTCCACAGAGAGGGAGCTGGTGCGTGGGTTTTTGGGCTACCTTTCCGCAATCAAGCCCCGCATTGTGACGTTCAATGGGCGCACTTTTGACCTGCCTGTGATAAAATACCGGGCCATGGTGCATGGAGTTCAAGCTGGGTATTTGTATAATTCTGGCGACAAGTGGAACAACTATTTTCAGCGATATAGCACAGATTGGCACTGCGATTTGCTCGATTATCTTTCAGATTTTGGCACGTCCGCCAGGGTAAAAATGCATGAAGTGTGTTCTGTGCTGAATTTTCCAGGCAAAATAGGTATAGACGGTTCGGAAGTTGCGCGCATGTATGACTGCGGGCAGTTGTCTGAAATTCGTGACTATTGCGAGTCTGACGTAATCAACACCTACCTTGTGTACCTTAGGCTGATGCACCATCAAGGCAGGGTGACATCGGACAGTTATAACGAATGCATCAAAGATTTGCTGGAGTATCTGCAAACCAGTGGCAACAAACACATGCTTGAATTTGTTGCGGAGTGGGAAAAGGTTTGCGATGGCCAGTTTTTTATGTTGGGGGAAGAAGTTTCTTGA
- a CDS encoding type II toxin-antitoxin system RatA family toxin, giving the protein MWGNRFVGEEVLAFSAEKLFSIVLDVERYPEFLPWCKDVRVLSRGDSSLVAEVVASFLSLRGEYTSHVSFCPPRDNQPGWVKVRSTDGVFRLLQSEWRFLPMGSEKTLVKFCIKFSFRQKILQITFDVAADVAKHRIMRAFRARAYELFGNKDLGR; this is encoded by the coding sequence GTGTGGGGTAATCGGTTCGTTGGGGAGGAGGTTCTGGCGTTTTCGGCAGAGAAGCTGTTCTCCATCGTGTTGGATGTAGAGCGATATCCGGAGTTCCTTCCGTGGTGTAAGGATGTGAGGGTGCTAAGTCGTGGCGACTCCTCCCTGGTTGCGGAAGTGGTTGCAAGCTTTCTATCACTCAGGGGCGAATACACTTCGCACGTTTCGTTTTGCCCTCCTAGAGATAACCAGCCAGGCTGGGTTAAAGTGCGGTCCACCGACGGCGTATTCAGGCTTTTACAAAGTGAGTGGCGTTTTTTACCAATGGGGAGCGAAAAAACGCTGGTCAAGTTTTGTATAAAGTTTTCTTTCAGGCAAAAAATACTTCAGATTACCTTTGATGTCGCGGCAGACGTTGCCAAACACCGGATTATGCGCGCATTTCGTGCAAGAGCCTACGAGTTGTTTGGGAATAAGGACTTAGGACGTTAA
- the ffh gene encoding signal recognition particle protein, producing the protein MFDSLAKGIASAVQKLGGRREISDKDFDLVLEDVTQALLDADVNLMVVEQFIGDVKSKIVGGEVVKGVLPEQMIIKLMEECLIEVLGNEKSGLDLSGKAPVAIMMVGLQGVGKTTNTVKVAFKLKKSEKKVLVASLDVYRPAAQEQLGVLAQGVGVDSLPIVEGELPLDIAKRAMKEAKRGGYDVVIVDTAGRLHIDQEMIGELQLVKKEVSPNETILVVDCMMGQDAVEVVRGFHDKLNLTGTIFTRADGDSRGGAILSMKMVSGCPIKFMSTGEKPEDLDDFYPDRVARRILNMGDVASLVEKAVEAVGRETIRDLQDKASKGKFDLDDLVVQLKALSRMGGIASIMKFIPAFGNDVKRKVAGIVDDSKVDKYIAIINSMTKLERANPKILNGARKARIAKGAGVKVDVVDALLKQYNQMNSMIGKFSQMKASKLKDADIMSFLQRKGM; encoded by the coding sequence ATGTTTGATTCTTTAGCCAAGGGCATTGCCTCTGCGGTACAAAAACTAGGCGGTAGGCGCGAAATATCTGACAAAGACTTTGATCTTGTCTTGGAAGATGTAACTCAGGCCCTACTGGATGCTGACGTGAACCTCATGGTTGTAGAGCAGTTTATAGGGGATGTAAAAAGCAAGATAGTTGGGGGTGAGGTCGTCAAAGGAGTCCTGCCTGAGCAGATGATTATCAAGCTTATGGAGGAATGCCTAATAGAGGTTTTAGGTAATGAGAAAAGCGGGCTTGACTTAAGCGGGAAAGCGCCAGTTGCCATCATGATGGTTGGGTTGCAGGGTGTTGGTAAGACCACAAACACGGTGAAAGTCGCCTTCAAACTGAAGAAGAGTGAGAAAAAAGTCTTGGTTGCGTCCCTAGACGTATACAGACCGGCGGCCCAGGAGCAGCTTGGAGTTTTAGCGCAAGGGGTAGGTGTAGACAGCCTTCCCATTGTTGAGGGTGAATTACCGCTGGACATAGCCAAAAGAGCTATGAAAGAGGCAAAACGCGGGGGGTATGATGTTGTCATAGTTGATACTGCGGGTAGATTGCACATAGACCAAGAAATGATAGGGGAGCTTCAGCTCGTCAAAAAGGAGGTCTCGCCCAACGAGACTATACTGGTTGTGGACTGCATGATGGGGCAGGATGCAGTTGAGGTTGTTCGTGGGTTTCATGATAAACTCAACCTTACCGGCACAATCTTTACCAGGGCTGATGGGGATTCGCGCGGAGGTGCAATACTCTCCATGAAGATGGTGTCCGGGTGCCCAATAAAGTTTATGTCTACGGGGGAGAAGCCCGAAGATTTGGACGACTTTTACCCAGACAGGGTTGCACGCCGGATTTTAAACATGGGTGACGTTGCCTCCCTTGTTGAAAAAGCGGTTGAAGCTGTAGGTAGAGAAACCATACGTGACCTTCAAGACAAGGCCAGCAAGGGGAAATTTGACCTTGATGACTTAGTAGTGCAGCTGAAGGCTCTAAGCAGAATGGGTGGAATTGCCAGCATTATGAAGTTTATTCCCGCATTTGGGAATGATGTAAAACGCAAGGTTGCAGGGATTGTTGACGACAGCAAAGTAGACAAGTACATTGCCATAATAAACTCTATGACTAAGCTAGAGAGGGCTAACCCCAAGATATTAAACGGTGCGCGCAAAGCCAGAATAGCGAAGGGCGCTGGAGTTAAGGTTGACGTAGTTGATGCACTGCTAAAGCAATACAACCAGATGAACTCCATGATAGGCAAGTTTAGCCAGATGAAGGCAAGCAAGCTTAAGGATGCGGATATTATGTCCTTCCTACAGCGCAAGGGGATGTAA
- a CDS encoding TIGR02281 family clan AA aspartic protease produces MIRDIFAMRFAKYIAFWVGLISVIAFLYDGVHKPPFGSFGNTAAAISDVPIIKDGGVAFRKSKDGHFYILAAINGENITFLVDTGATDVVLSERDAQKIGAHMRPVQQSKTYHTANGAIKATYFQIPEIRIGTLVARNVGASISTSELRTSLLGMSFLKHFHFTMRNDELLLSPS; encoded by the coding sequence ATGATAAGGGATATTTTTGCCATGAGATTCGCGAAGTATATAGCTTTTTGGGTTGGGCTTATATCGGTAATTGCCTTCCTATACGATGGAGTGCATAAACCACCATTTGGCAGTTTTGGCAACACTGCAGCCGCGATAAGCGACGTACCCATTATAAAAGATGGAGGGGTTGCATTTCGCAAATCCAAGGACGGCCACTTTTATATACTTGCGGCTATCAATGGGGAGAATATAACATTCCTAGTGGATACAGGCGCGACGGATGTTGTGCTGTCTGAAAGGGATGCGCAGAAGATAGGTGCGCATATGAGGCCGGTGCAGCAATCTAAAACCTACCATACAGCAAATGGGGCCATAAAGGCCACCTATTTTCAGATACCAGAAATCAGAATAGGGACGTTGGTTGCGAGAAATGTGGGTGCTAGCATTAGCACATCTGAGCTGCGAACGTCTCTGTTGGGAATGAGTTTTCTGAAGCATTTTCACTTTACGATGCGGAATGACGAGCTACTGCTTTCTCCAAGCTGA
- the dnaK gene encoding molecular chaperone DnaK has translation MAAERIIGIDLGTTNSCVAVMEAGTAKVIENSEGSRTTPSVVAFTENEQLVGELAKRQANINAQNTIYASKRIIGRRYDDMRDVKCPYEVFPAKNGDAWIRARGAEYSPVQIGAFVLEKIKETAERYFGAPVKKAVITVPAYFNDAQRQATKDAGAIAGLDVVRIINEPTAAALAYGLDKGDKQRTIVVYDLGGGTFDVSVLEIAEGVFEVKATNGDTKLGGEDFDNAVMEHMMESFKQETGIDLHNDPMAVQRIKEAAEKAKIELSSRLETDITLPFISSDSTGAKHLSLKLTRAKFESLVSELIERTIEPCKKALDDAGIKDTSKIDEVVLVGGMTRVPKVVQRVKDFFGGKEPCKGVNPDEVVAIGAAIQGGILTGDVRDVLLLDVAPLSLGIETLGGVFTPLIERNTTIPTKKSQVFSTAEDGQTAVTIKVYQGERKMAIDNKLLGQFSLEGIPSAPRGVPQIEVTFDIDANGIVHVSAKDKASGKEQTIKIQSSGGLSEEEIKKMVKDAQDRAEEDEKRKKHVELKNSSETLIHSTEKSLKDYGDKISSSDRSSIETAIKELRECLNNDSGDSGVVQQKYDALMQLSMKLGEAAYSAQKDPGSSANGATNETSGNPEERVVDSEYQEINKDDDKK, from the coding sequence ATGGCGGCTGAGCGCATCATAGGCATAGATCTGGGTACTACGAATTCTTGCGTTGCTGTTATGGAGGCGGGCACCGCGAAAGTTATCGAAAACAGTGAGGGCTCAAGGACTACTCCGTCGGTGGTTGCCTTTACCGAGAATGAGCAACTTGTGGGTGAGCTTGCTAAGCGTCAGGCGAACATTAATGCTCAAAATACCATATACGCCAGCAAGAGGATAATAGGCCGCAGGTATGATGATATGCGGGATGTTAAGTGTCCTTACGAAGTGTTTCCGGCGAAAAACGGAGATGCATGGATAAGGGCCAGGGGTGCGGAATACTCGCCGGTACAAATTGGCGCGTTTGTTTTGGAGAAGATTAAGGAAACTGCAGAAAGGTATTTCGGAGCTCCGGTAAAGAAGGCCGTGATCACCGTTCCTGCATATTTTAACGATGCGCAACGTCAAGCGACTAAGGACGCAGGGGCAATTGCTGGACTAGACGTTGTGAGGATCATCAATGAGCCTACTGCTGCCGCGTTAGCCTACGGCTTGGACAAGGGTGACAAGCAGCGCACGATTGTTGTATACGACCTTGGTGGTGGGACTTTTGACGTTTCCGTTCTGGAAATAGCTGAAGGTGTGTTTGAGGTAAAAGCTACAAATGGTGATACAAAGCTCGGTGGTGAGGACTTTGACAATGCCGTTATGGAGCACATGATGGAGAGCTTCAAACAGGAGACTGGAATAGACCTACATAATGACCCTATGGCTGTGCAGAGGATCAAAGAAGCCGCGGAGAAGGCCAAGATTGAGCTTTCCAGTAGGTTGGAGACGGATATAACTTTGCCCTTCATATCCAGCGATAGCACTGGTGCAAAACACCTCAGTCTGAAGCTTACCAGAGCCAAGTTTGAAAGTCTTGTGAGCGAGTTGATTGAGCGTACCATAGAGCCGTGCAAGAAGGCTTTGGATGATGCAGGAATTAAAGACACCAGCAAGATCGATGAGGTGGTGCTAGTTGGTGGGATGACAAGGGTGCCAAAGGTGGTCCAGAGGGTGAAAGACTTCTTTGGAGGAAAAGAGCCATGTAAGGGGGTGAACCCTGATGAGGTGGTGGCAATTGGTGCTGCGATACAAGGTGGTATACTCACAGGCGATGTCAGAGACGTCTTGTTGTTAGATGTTGCGCCACTGTCGCTGGGTATAGAGACTTTGGGCGGGGTTTTCACGCCTCTCATTGAGCGCAACACCACAATCCCCACTAAAAAGTCTCAAGTGTTTTCTACAGCGGAGGACGGGCAGACTGCGGTGACCATCAAGGTTTATCAAGGTGAGAGGAAAATGGCTATAGATAACAAGCTTCTTGGCCAATTTAGCCTTGAGGGGATTCCTTCAGCGCCTCGGGGTGTTCCGCAGATTGAGGTCACGTTCGACATAGATGCCAATGGTATAGTGCATGTCTCTGCAAAAGACAAAGCGTCTGGGAAGGAGCAGACCATAAAGATACAGTCTTCTGGTGGGCTGAGCGAGGAGGAAATCAAGAAGATGGTCAAAGATGCTCAAGACAGAGCTGAAGAAGATGAGAAGCGCAAAAAGCATGTGGAGCTTAAAAACAGCTCTGAAACCCTGATACATTCCACTGAGAAGTCGCTCAAGGACTATGGGGATAAAATTTCTAGTTCTGATAGGTCGAGTATTGAGACTGCGATAAAGGAGCTCAGGGAGTGTTTGAATAACGATAGTGGCGATAGTGGCGTTGTTCAGCAAAAATACGACGCTCTAATGCAGCTTTCAATGAAGTTGGGTGAGGCTGCGTATTCTGCTCAGAAAGACCCTGGGTCTTCCGCTAATGGTGCTACGAATGAAACTTCCGGGAATCCGGAGGAAAGGGTAGTAGATTCGGAATATCAGGAAATTAATAAGGATGACGATAAGAAATAG
- the era gene encoding GTPase Era: MGRDSEKCSLVAVVGATNAGKSTLINELVGFKASIVTPKVHTTRVRMNAVRNDGNVQLVFTDTPGVFAPKTVLEKFLVKNAWMSIRGADIVVLVLEARNYLCSQVARVVAKVKHSHIPAVAVLNKTDLLQECRIREILAHVQSMHEFTGIFAVSALHGLGTEALLTHLRESADYCPWLYPGTQRTDATVEFFVAEITREKLFLALRQELPYSLSVVTEKFEDRGRSVIIKQVVYVIKESQKTIVVGKNAALIKGVSTAAREEIERILGKKAHLFLFVKVRKFWQDHLDECVGYTQC; encoded by the coding sequence ATGGGGCGCGATTCGGAGAAATGTTCTTTGGTTGCCGTTGTGGGTGCAACCAATGCTGGTAAGTCCACGCTTATCAATGAGTTGGTGGGGTTTAAGGCTTCAATAGTAACTCCGAAAGTCCACACAACGCGGGTACGCATGAATGCAGTGCGTAACGATGGGAATGTCCAGCTGGTGTTTACAGATACCCCAGGTGTTTTTGCGCCGAAAACAGTTCTGGAAAAGTTTTTGGTGAAAAACGCATGGATGTCTATCAGAGGTGCGGACATTGTGGTTTTGGTACTCGAGGCCAGGAACTATCTGTGTAGCCAAGTTGCCAGGGTGGTTGCCAAAGTTAAGCACTCGCATATTCCCGCTGTGGCCGTGCTTAATAAGACCGATCTGCTTCAGGAGTGTCGTATTCGCGAAATTTTAGCACACGTACAGTCCATGCACGAATTTACCGGGATTTTTGCGGTTTCGGCACTTCACGGTTTGGGTACTGAGGCTCTGTTAACGCACCTGCGCGAGTCTGCGGATTACTGTCCATGGCTGTATCCCGGCACTCAGCGTACTGACGCCACTGTAGAATTTTTTGTAGCCGAAATTACTCGCGAAAAGCTGTTTCTTGCTCTCCGCCAGGAACTGCCATACTCACTGTCTGTGGTTACGGAAAAGTTTGAAGATAGGGGCCGTAGCGTCATAATCAAACAGGTTGTGTATGTAATCAAAGAGAGTCAAAAAACAATCGTTGTGGGGAAAAATGCTGCGCTCATAAAGGGTGTCAGCACGGCGGCGAGAGAGGAAATAGAGCGCATTCTGGGTAAAAAAGCACACCTTTTTTTGTTTGTTAAGGTGCGCAAATTCTGGCAGGATCACCTGGATGAATGCGTAGGATACACACAATGCTGA
- a CDS encoding aminopeptidase P family protein — MDAKLRKLLPIMDEQGLDALLLHHTDEYQSGWVHESRQRVKWLCGFSGSNAFLIICKKGKSQFFTDSRYIVQSALEVDKDSYDVHDFRDLTPFAWLEEHIDEYPVVGYEGELFTLSQVGRYAKFLPKMVQHIMLDKIWQRPMQIHQRIQEHPIKFAGLSSREKRAAVAHTLPTSGVMLMTDVDAISWLLNIRNMAFTHTPSVLSRAILHSNGGVELFVDAAADQVHISDEDVRVFSIDKLHGALMSAHSIVVDASTIPMSIFDAVRSKVVTIRDDDPCTFPRATKNETEIRGMIQAHVRDGVAMTNFLYWLHTELANCREVTELGAALKVREFREAQELFAGESFDAISGFGGNGAIVHYRVNEKTSQVLREGGLYLLDSGGQYLDGTTDITRTVAVGTPSREHIERFTDVLKGHIALARAVFPTGTSGGDLDVLARQCLWQKGLDYGHGTGHGVGSFLSVHEGPQAISRSNRVALLPGMVLSNEPGYYKVGEYGIRIENLMYVEACGEGFCRFQQLTRVPLDKNLIDTKMLSSEEIKYVNDYHSFVYNEVAPHVAAAVKAWLQTACSPL, encoded by the coding sequence GTGGACGCAAAACTCCGGAAGTTATTGCCTATCATGGATGAACAAGGCCTTGATGCGCTTCTGTTACACCACACTGATGAATATCAGTCTGGGTGGGTGCATGAGAGTAGGCAAAGAGTAAAATGGTTGTGTGGCTTCAGTGGGTCAAACGCTTTCCTGATAATTTGCAAAAAAGGCAAAAGTCAGTTTTTTACCGACAGTAGATACATAGTGCAATCCGCGTTGGAGGTGGATAAAGATAGTTATGATGTTCATGACTTCCGTGATTTAACCCCTTTTGCATGGCTTGAAGAACACATAGACGAATATCCCGTTGTGGGCTATGAAGGGGAGCTGTTCACGCTCAGCCAGGTAGGGAGGTATGCAAAATTTCTGCCCAAGATGGTGCAGCATATTATGTTAGACAAGATTTGGCAGCGGCCCATGCAGATTCACCAGCGCATACAGGAGCATCCAATAAAGTTTGCTGGGCTTTCAAGCCGTGAGAAGCGCGCGGCCGTTGCTCATACTCTGCCCACCAGTGGCGTCATGTTGATGACCGATGTAGACGCGATATCATGGCTCTTGAATATACGGAACATGGCATTTACGCATACTCCTTCTGTTTTGTCGCGTGCAATACTCCATAGTAACGGGGGCGTTGAGCTTTTTGTGGATGCAGCGGCTGATCAGGTGCACATAAGTGATGAGGACGTGCGCGTTTTTTCAATAGATAAGTTGCACGGTGCCCTAATGAGCGCTCACAGCATTGTGGTGGATGCATCCACGATTCCAATGTCAATATTTGACGCAGTGCGAAGTAAAGTGGTGACGATCAGGGATGATGATCCCTGCACCTTCCCCAGGGCAACAAAAAACGAAACCGAAATACGGGGGATGATCCAGGCTCACGTCAGAGATGGGGTAGCCATGACCAATTTTCTGTATTGGTTGCACACGGAACTTGCAAATTGCAGGGAGGTGACGGAGCTAGGAGCCGCGTTGAAAGTCCGTGAGTTCAGAGAAGCCCAAGAGCTATTTGCCGGAGAAAGCTTCGATGCAATTTCTGGTTTCGGAGGGAATGGTGCAATCGTCCACTATAGGGTAAACGAAAAAACAAGCCAGGTACTGCGCGAAGGGGGGCTGTATCTGCTAGATTCCGGTGGGCAATATTTGGATGGCACGACAGATATTACCAGAACTGTGGCGGTTGGCACTCCAAGTAGAGAACATATTGAGCGTTTTACTGACGTGCTAAAAGGGCATATTGCCCTGGCAAGAGCGGTTTTTCCCACTGGCACCTCGGGGGGAGACCTGGATGTTCTAGCTCGCCAGTGTTTGTGGCAGAAAGGGCTCGATTACGGGCACGGTACTGGGCACGGCGTTGGTAGCTTCCTATCTGTGCACGAGGGCCCACAAGCAATCTCACGCAGCAACCGGGTGGCACTACTTCCCGGTATGGTACTTTCCAATGAGCCGGGCTACTATAAGGTTGGCGAGTATGGCATTAGAATCGAAAACCTGATGTATGTTGAAGCGTGTGGCGAGGGATTTTGCAGATTTCAACAACTTACCCGCGTTCCGCTAGACAAAAACCTGATAGACACCAAAATGCTCAGTTCCGAAGAGATAAAGTATGTGAATGATTATCACAGCTTCGTATACAACGAAGTAGCACCCCACGTTGCTGCAGCGGTCAAAGCTTGGCTACAAACAGCCTGCTCACCACTGTGA